A window of Roseiflexus castenholzii DSM 13941 genomic DNA:
CACAGATGGCGCCTATCCGTGGATGGGTTCGAATCTTCATGGCATCCTTAGCAGCGCAGCCAGCCTGCGCAACTCCTCTTCATTGAGACGAAACGCCTCGTAGTCGCTGAACATGAGCGCATCGAGCACATCGGCGATGCGCGCTGCGGCGCCCTCCTCGAAGCGCGCCAGACCGAGTTCTACATCATAGAAGCGGTCGAAAGCCCATGCTGCCAGCGCCTCGTTGGTCAGAGCGCCGGATAGTCGCTCGTCGATCTGTTCAGCCACCATGGTGCACGTGATCACCATCATCGGCGCAGTGCCTGATCACACATCGAGAAGAATCCGCATCCCAGACAGCGTGCCGGATCATCGTGACTCCGATCACATTCGTTGTCAAGCGCTGCGCGCATTTCCTCAATCAGCGCCAGCGTCTCCTGGCGCACCTGCGCCGTGTACGACAGCCGAAACGTTCGATCCGCATAGCACAGCAACCCATAGGGCGGAGCAACGCCGGTGGTTTCTTCAAGCAACAGGCAATACGCCGCCAGTTGCATCAGATCGGACTCATACGGGCGCGTTGCGTTCCGCCCCGGCTTGACTTCCACGGGGATGAGGCGTCCACGTTTCTGGATCAGGTAATCAGGCTTTCCGACCAGTCCGATCCGCCGTGCAATCAACGGTCGCTCCGGCGATTGGGCGTCGGTATCGCGGTACACCACCGGCGCCCATGGAAGACCGGCGGAGGCGCGCAGGCGAAGGGCGCCGATCAGCGCGACCAGTGCCAACAGAAGCAGAGCAAGTCCGACGGTGATCGCCACAGGTCAACCCGCCATCCATCCGCCGATCAGGAGCGCCAGCGCAAGCGTGCCAAGGAGCGCGGCGATGATGGCGAACAGGCGACTCAGGGCAACAGATCGTGCATGGCGGTGATGCAGTGTTGTGCCATACTCACGCCGTGCGCGTTCTTCCGGTTCAAGCCCGGCGACCCGGCGCAGCCACCAGGCGCGCGCGCAGTAGACATATTCGCCAATCTCGCTGGCGCGGATGATTGGTAATCGCGGACCAGGCATATTTCAGACGTGATGGAACTATCCGCCACCCAACACCGGATTGCCGCCGATCCAGTTTGCTACATCGGAGACGGTAATGACCACCATCAGCCCCATGAGCATCATGAAGCCAATAGCATGGACCATCGCCTCGCGTTCAGGCGGGATCTTCTTACCGCCACGCGCGATCTCGATCAGCGAAAAGAGAATATGGCTGCCATCGAGCGCCGGGATGGGCAACAGGTTGATCAGGAACAGATTGAGACTGATGAGCGCCGTCCACTGCCAGAAGCCGAGCCAGCCATCGCGCTGAATGACCTCTCCGGTGCCGCGGGCAATGCCGACGACGCCGGCGACCCCGCCCTGTGGCGCTTCGGTGATTCCCAACAGGCTGCCGAGCATCTGACCAATGCCAGCGATGAACCGCCCCAGAATGTCGAACGTATAGGAAAAACCGGCGTTGAGCGCCTTGAGCGGCGTTGCCGGAACGATCTGAATGTTGGGCGTATAGGCGAAGCCGAACCCATT
This region includes:
- the cas4 gene encoding CRISPR-associated protein Cas4; amino-acid sequence: MAITVGLALLLLALVALIGALRLRASAGLPWAPVVYRDTDAQSPERPLIARRIGLVGKPDYLIQKRGRLIPVEVKPGRNATRPYESDLMQLAAYCLLLEETTGVAPPYGLLCYADRTFRLSYTAQVRQETLALIEEMRAALDNECDRSHDDPARCLGCGFFSMCDQALRR
- a CDS encoding PD-(D/E)XK nuclease family protein; its protein translation is MPGPRLPIIRASEIGEYVYCARAWWLRRVAGLEPEERARREYGTTLHHRHARSVALSRLFAIIAALLGTLALALLIGGWMAG